ACTGGCCGAATGCAGATTCACCAAAAAGATTTGGAGCTGGTGGCGGATTGGATGGCACAACCAAGCATACACCTCTCAGCATGGCGACAGAGCGGCAACATCCTCGACTGGTGGATAAACATGACCACTAGAGCAGAAGTGCCCATGAAAGGGATGTGTTCGATTGCCCTGCTCATCATatgggaaatttggaaggaaATAAACAGGCGTATATTCAATCGAGAGGAAATGGCAACCACTTCACTATTTGCGAGAATCAAAGAAGAAGTCGGAGCATGGATAGTAGCGGGGCAAATGACCTAGCATTTTTTTATCTTGCGACTAATTGCGTGTAACCTTACCGACTAGTTGGTTGTACTCTCCTTCTCTACCAATGAAATAGGTACAATCTTGtgttaacttttttttatcaatttctTCCCCAGGCTCAGCCGCTCAGCTCAGCTGCACAGTCCTGTTCGGCAATCGGCATTGTGCTGGACAGCAGGAGAGGATCCAGACCAGACCAGAGCAGTTTGTTTGCAAGCAACAAAAACCATCGTAccttatcttaaaaaaaaacatcgtGCCGTTTGCATGCGTCCAACGGTCCCACTCACACAGGTCGCGCGCGCATCGCCGTCCCTTCCCTCACCGGAACAAATACCCGCTGGCCCCACCCAACGTTCCcgagccgctcgccgccgcctggggccCGCGCACCGTGGACGGCGGGCGCTGCAGGGGGTCGGCTAAGTGGTGTGGCGAATCCgagcttttttaaaaaaggtcACTTTGGCTTTTTCCTGGCGGGCTGGCGGCCACTGGCGCTTTTTAACCGTTTTCCGAGCCAAAAAAACATCCCAGGCCACGCGACCGCCGTGCGCGGCTGGAGCTGACGTGGCGGGTAACCCAAGGAGTCAGCGTCGTCCGACTCGGATCGCATGTGGAGCGATGATTTCCAGGACGGGTCGAGAAACGCGCGCGTCCCTGCTGCACGAGCACGCTGGATGTTCGTGGCTGGCTATTGGCCATCTCTACTTGGCTGCTTCCAATGATGGTCTGGAATTGCTCGCACGCTGCTTGAGTGATTGACCGCAGCGTCTACGGAGTAGGGGGGGAATCATCATGCCTCTCCTCGCCATGATTATAGATTAATAACGATTGGTAGTGAAAACTGGTACACTACTTAACTACTCGATGGATGATGAAGTATTGAGTTTCTTGGAGTTTCGGGGGAGGTACAAATGATGAACACGGAGCATAACAATGTAATTTGAGCGGTGAATGAACCATCTCTCGATGTGGTGGTGAAGAAGGCACGAGGATACGTCTTCGTCCAGTAGGATTTAAATCTTGGTCCACAGGATCTACACATGCGCTAGTGTTTTTTTTAGCAATTTTATTATTCGTAAGGCGTGTGATAGGGAGCACTAGAGTTCCTGGTTTACGTTGTACCGATCGATTTCGTACATTTTCCCTGAACCCTTAGTGCCTTGGTCTAAAACTAAATAGGGAACCAATTCTGTACGTTGTACCGATCATTTGCGAAGGAGTAGCGTGCTAGGCTAGCTGTTCCAAACACGGAATCATCCATCAGGAATTTGACTTGAGCTGCACCACGACTAAGTTTGTACTTCATGATCTACAATTCTGACTGTGACACCACAAAGGTGATGAAAAGAAACAAGAATAACTGAGTAAGAGCTCTAGCTACTCACTATGGccgtgttcgcttcagcttattcagccggcttatcagccaccgaacagtgttttcctctcacaacaaatcagccgtttcagcttttcaaccggcttataagctgaagcgaacaggtcctgTACTTTCACCCGTGCACTTGTGAAAGAATAACAGAAGGGGCAAAGTGCAAAAAGCCTCCCACCCAATCCCAACGCTATATAAAGCAGGAAGAGGATCGGTGCCAAAGCGGAGGCGACGGTCCAGAGAGAGCTCACCGCCATCGCGATAACCCACCGGTAGCTCCACGGATTCCGAGCTGCCGCTGCCCGCTGTAGAAACCTTTGAGCCTGCCGGGCGGTTGATCCGAAGGTCGGGAGGAAGATGACGGTGGGCGCCGGGATCGCGGTCCAGGACGGGAGCCTCATGGCTCTGGGGGCCAATATCCTGCGGGAGGTGCGTGCCAATGTGCTCGtcacgccggcggccgggggcggccTCACCAACGGCGCATTCCTCGGCGTGCGGTCCGCGCCCGCCGGCAGCCGCAGCATCTTCCCCGTCGGGAAGCTCCGGTATGCATGCGATGCGCGCATTCTTCAGATCTGTTCCTCTGTTTTGTCTGCgatgtttttttatttgttttcccATTCCCGGATAAGGTAATCAGTTCAATTTGTTCGTGATGGTTCAGTAATCTGTTCGGTTGATTCTGTGCACGCTTGAATCTTGATgccctttttctttccttccaaattttgttCTCTGAACAACCGGTGAAATGGTAACTGTTGGGATGTAAATTTTGATTCGCAGTAAACACTGAGCATTTAGTGTGAGGGAAAACAGTGGAATTCCGATGCTGTTAGCGAAAAGAGGAAATTGTTGGGACTGTAGTTTATCTGCACACAGCTTTTAGCGAAAAGATCACTTGGCGGCCCCTTTTCTGTTTCCTAGTGATTTTTCTCAAAGGGGAAGAAAATACtgcctccgtcccaaaataaacGCACATCCGCTTCTCGATGAGTCAAACATTTTTAAGTTTGACTAAGAATATAGAAAATAGTATCAACATTTGTAtctccaaataaatttattaggaAAATATACTCAATGCtcaatctaatgatacttattatACATCATAAATAGTAGtacattttttataaattttgatcaaacttaaaaaGTTTGACTGAGATGTGCgtttattttgggacggagggaataaGCAACAAACCACTTGGCTTTTCCAAGGCCAATTTGGCCAGATGAATCATTAACgcagaaaaaagagaaaaaaaaacctgAAGTCACGCTATGCTTGTGTTGCAGGGACCTACGGTTCATGTGCACTTTCCGGTTCAAGATGTGGTGGATGACGCAGAGGATGGGCTCGTCAGGCCGTGACATCCCCTTCGAGACACAGTTCTTGATCGTCGAGGGGACCGACGGATCGCAGCTCACCGGCCATAGCACCGAACAACCTGTGGTGTACACTGTCTTCCTTCCTATATTGGAGGGGTCATTCCGGGCTGTTCTTCAGGGGAACGCTGATGATGAGCTGGAGATTTGCGTGGAGAGTGGTAACTAAAGCAACCATATAAATATCACTCCTTTGACTCAGTACAGTTGTGTTGTGCGATataatagtatttttttttgtcgcCATGATTCAGGTGATCCAGATGTGGAATCCTTTGAAGGCACACATCTTGTTTTTGTCGGTGCTGGATCGGATCCGTTTGAAGTGATCACAAGTTCAGTAAAGTAAGTCAATGCCTTCTCTGATGAGCATCATTTATTTTAGTCCACTATTTTGTGCGTCTCATTTCCTTCAAGTTTCTGGTTCAATTAGCCAACTACTTTTTTTAAGTGCGTAGCTTGCTATCTGAACTAACATCGATCAACTTGCTGCAGAGCTGTTGAGAGGCACTTGCTGACTTTTTCTcacagggaaaagaaaaaggtactGAGATGTTTCTTGAAGAAATTGTATCTGCACTTTTGGTTTCTGTCTGTTCAGAGTTCTGAACGTTCAACTTGCTGCAGATGCCGGACATTCTAAACTGGTTTGGCTGGTGCACATGGGATGCATTTTACACCAACGTTACCGCTGAAGGAGTGGAGGAGGGATTACAGAGGTCCTTCCAAATGACAAATCTCACACCGTTTCCCCAAACAATACTAAATCCTACCACATTATAAGTGCACTGAAACAtatcttttctttattttcagcTTTGGAAAAGGTGGAGTTTCTCCTAAGTTTGTCATAATTGATGATGGATGGCAATCAGTCAGTATGGATCCTGTGGGAATTGCGTGCTTAGCTGATAACTCAGCCAAGTAAGAAGTCTAAACCTACTGCACTTTGCCAGTCATACTTGATTTCTGTACAAAATCTAGAGAGTTCAGTTCAGGTTCTGAATTTGCCTGTTCTGTCCGTCAGCTTTGCAAACAGGTTGACTCATATTAAGGAGAACCACAAGTTTCAGAAAAATGGGAGGGAGGGCCACAGGGAAGATGATCCAGCAAAAGGCCTCGCACATATTGTCAATGAAATTAAAGGAAAACATGAGCTGAAGTATGACACCTTTCGATAATTTGTTGTCTTATTCAGTTTACAAATGAAGGTTCATATTTCTGACACATAATGTCAAACAATCCAGGTATGTATATGTGTGGCATGCGATTACTGGATACTGGGGTGGAGTCAGGCCAGGTGCTGTTGGAATGGAGCACTATGAATCGAAGATGCAGCATCCTGTTTCATCACCAGGAGTTCAGAAAAACGAGCACTGTGATGCTTTGAACAGCATAACAACTAACGGCATGGGCCTTGTGAACCCTGACAAAGTATTCAGTTTCTACAATGAGCTCCATTCTTATCTTGCCTCTGCTGGGATCGATGGAGTTAAGGTAGATGTGCAGAACATCCTCGAGACGCTAGGTGCTGGCCATGGGGGAAGGGTACTGCTGGCTAGAAAGTATCAACAGGCTCTAGAAGCTTCCATCACTAGGAACTTCCCTGATAATGGCATCATATCATGCATGAGCCACAACACAGACAACTTGTACAGGTAACAATCTTATGCTAAAATATCTTGAAAGCATTGCTTGGTGGTTGGTGCAAATATCTTGAAATTGTGGTGATTCACATGCTGCTATTCTTGCTGCAGTTCAAAAAGGAGTGCAGTTGTGAGAGCCTCTGATGATTTCTGGCCGAGAGACCCGGCTTCCCATACCATACACATTGCATCTGTCGCCTATAACACTGTCTTTCTTGGAGAATTCATGCAGCCGGATTGGGACATGTTCCACGTGAGTACagatatttttctttcttctctgtTTAAAGTATGACTTCTTTTATGGCTTGGCTGCTAATATGACCTTTGTTTCCATGCCAACAGAGTGTTCACCCAATGGCTGAATACCACGCTGCAGCCCGAGCAGTTGGTGGTTGTGCCATATACGTCAGGTAAATCTAAAAACTTTCAGCGACACAGAGTTATTTACATTGCATTATGTTGAATTATATATGCTAATGATCAAATGTTTAATTTATTTGTGATTTTGCAGTGACAAGCCTGGAAGCCATGACTTCAATTTGCTGAAGAAGCTTGTGCTTCCTGACGGATCGATCCTGCGTGCCAAACTCCCCGGGAGACCAACCAGAGACTGCCTGTTCTCTGATCCTGCCAGGGACGGCAAAAGGTTAGCTTCTATCTTCTAGCAAATTCTTTATACTACTTGGTGTCCTGATGCAACAGCTCAGCATTTCTGAAACCATCTTATGATTGCAGCATCCTCAAGATATGGAACCTGAATGAGCACTCTGGTGTCGTTGGCGCCTTCAACTGCCAAGGTGCTGGCTGGTGCCGGGTAGGGAAGAAGAACCTTGTCCATGATGAGCAGCCTGGAACAGTCACCGGTGTCATCCGGGCACGGGATGTGGATTACCTTGCAAAGGTTGCTGATCAAAGCTGGAACGGTGACGTGATCGTGTATTCGCATATAGGAGGTAAATCCTCATTTTCGTGAATTACTCATCTTAACTATCTTTCTCATTAGTGACAAGCATTCTGGTTGTCCATTTTTCAGGGGAGGTGGTGTACCTGCCGAAGAACGCCTCCTTGCCCGTGACACTGAGATCACGCGAGTACGAGGTGTTCACCGTCGTCCCAGTGAAACACCTGCCGAACAGCGTGTCCTTTGCGCCGATCGGTCTGATCAGCATGTTCAACTCCGGTGGCGCGGTGAGGGAGGTGAGATACGGTGAGAACGCTGACGTAGAGCTCAAAGTGCGGGGCGCAGGCATGGTTGGAGCTTACTCCTCAACAAAGCCGAAGAGTGTAGCCGTCGATTCAAAGGTGGTTGATTTCTCCTACGACGATGCTTGTGGTCTGGTCACCTTTGAGCTTGGCCTCCCCGAGCAAGAACTGTACCTGTGGACTGTTTCGGTAGAGTGTTGAGATCGATGTAACGAGAAACGTTCAGAGAGTATCCATCagaaatataagaaaaaaaGCTTACAGTGTTTTCAAGTTGAGTAAAATACATCGGAAGTTCAAGTAAGGTCATAAACTTTGCACACATTTTCGAATCCACAAACTTTTTAAATTGTATCATATAGATCCATACTCTTTTACGTGAACACCTAGCGCTGATATGGCAAGGTGCGCGCGTGCTTGGTGGTAGCGGCAAGGTGGCACGATGGCACTTATTAGCAGCAGTGGCGGCATGAGGAGGGAGCTTGCGGCAATGAGCAACGGGTTGAGGCGGCGTTAACGAAGCTCACGGCTGATGATGAATGGAGCTTGTGGCACTCGCGACTTATTCGATGAAATGCCTAAGAATGGCTTGATACATCCCATCCATGCTAAAGAGGGATGAAAGAGGGCATGTTTGGTCAACAGTGGCATAGCTAGGATTTCGTATCAAGGTGGTCCAACTTAACATAAAATTTTTAACACTACAAATATAATATACAAACATCTATAATTTTCCAAATACAAATACTAGGGACAATTCAACTCCTGTTTGAACAAGCAGACGTGGAAAGGaatgtttttttcttctaaaaattaGATGAAGGCAGGAAGGTAATGGGTATTGGGCTGGATTCTAGGGTGGTCCCTGGCCCACACGGACCACCCTGTAGCTCCGCCCCTGTTGGTCAATGTGCCATATCAATGCTAGGTGCTCACATGGCAGGTACGGATTTATGTGACACAATTGAGCTTTGATCTGATTCAAGTCAAGACTAGGACCAACCCAGCTAAAAATTTTAGTGTCGTTTCTTTAAAGAGGGTTAACCCACAAGAATCCGGAATAATCCTAATGAAGTCATGTGCTCCCACTAGACCCATGGCCATGCTACCCTGCTATAGTGAGTACCACAATGAGTGTACNNNNNNNNNNNNNNNNNNNNNNNNNNNNNNNNNNNNNNNNNNNNNNNNNNNNNNNNNNNNNNNNNNNNNNNNNNNNNNNNNNNNNNNNNNNNNNNNNNNNGGTCAGCCTCAAGACACTGAGCCATCTTGATGCCTACTATGATTTCAGGAGGCTAGATGCCAGCTAGCAATCCCTAAGAAATGTTGTTAGTTTGACGCCGTTAGCAAATTTATAGCAAGTTGACGAACTTAACTTTTGTGTGTATTGTGTGTATGTAGTAGTGACAGAGCTAGGGAGGAGCTAGCGGGGGCCATgtgcccccctcccccgccccaTCATCGAAACACTTGCATGAGAaatctataatttttttatagaaaattaATGAAATATAGTACTACTATATGACCCTTGAAATCTAACTAACTTGTTTGATCCTCATACTATTCTAGTATTGACTCCATCTGTGATCCATACTATATCCAAATATGTATAGCTATTTTGGCTGATGTGTGTCAAATCACGTGTCATGAAATGTGATTTGTAGTATCTAAGTTTATATATCCGCTTGGTTGATGTGTATCGAATGGCCATGGTATTTATGTACACTGGAGGGTAGCTTCTTTGATCCATGATAGTTCCTTTAATTTGTATAATAGTCTGTGTTCGGAATTCTCTATAATTCAGTGAACCGTTAGTTATTACTTACGAAATACTCACGCATTGAGTTATTGTATCCATCTCAAAATATAAGATGCATTTCGACTTGCCACGGTATTCAATAACACACTTTGATAATTAATTTCTCCTACTTTCTcaattctcttttgatagtcaTATTTCATCCTAACACAATGATCAAGTAAAACAACCTTACTTATCATCCAATTAATTTAATCGAAGGTCTCCTCAATAGTCCTCCACTGTTTTACTGTGATGACTCCTCGTTGTTGATATGATTTATTATCGTGGTCTACATCGATGGCACATAGAACTATCATTTGTAAAAATAtgactatcaaaagagaatggaagTCCATCAATAATTTCATAGCAAGTTTATGTCGATCCTAAGAAAATCTGGTTTGTGTGTATACAACAAGTCTAAGGTTTTCCAAACTTTTATAGCACGTTGACGGACTTGACAAGTTGACATTTGTGAACGATATGTATATTCCTCAAAGGCTAAAACCAAACACCACGTTAGATTTCCCATTAATCCTCTATTCTGTCTGTTTGACCAAACGCTAGCTCCAAGAAAAAAGACCACCAGAATTCAAGTCGTTTTCTACAAGAATATTGCTATCGCTGACGCTGAGGCATGCGTTGTCTCGTTTTCTTTGCAACCTGAATATAAGGGATGTGAGTGGTATCACCCAAAGTAATGAATCCAGTTGACTCTGGCAATGCGGCACTTGTTTCTTCTGAAACAGCTGAAAaggccgcgctcctcctcgcgcATGGACACGACAAGCCGCTCGCCCTTGCAGTCTCTACGTCGTGCTCGCGCATGCCCGTGTGCGGATccacgacgccgccgtcgccgtcgtccagcACGCGCCCTGGCATGACGACCTCCGCGAGCTTGCCGTCCATGGTCAGCGTGAGGAACATGCCGCGGCGTAGACGCAGCGGTGCACTCGGCCGCCGTCGCTAGGGGTGGTAAAAAGCTTTCTGATTTAGTCTAGTAAATTTAAAAATTGGATTCAATACGAACGGgtcataataatatataatt
The genomic region above belongs to Setaria italica strain Yugu1 chromosome VI, Setaria_italica_v2.0, whole genome shotgun sequence and contains:
- the LOC101782741 gene encoding probable galactinol--sucrose galactosyltransferase 1 encodes the protein MTVGAGIAVQDGSLMALGANILREVRANVLVTPAAGGGLTNGAFLGVRSAPAGSRSIFPVGKLRDLRFMCTFRFKMWWMTQRMGSSGRDIPFETQFLIVEGTDGSQLTGHSTEQPVVYTVFLPILEGSFRAVLQGNADDELEICVESGDPDVESFEGTHLVFVGAGSDPFEVITSSVKAVERHLLTFSHREKKKMPDILNWFGWCTWDAFYTNVTAEGVEEGLQSFGKGGVSPKFVIIDDGWQSVSMDPVGIACLADNSANFANRLTHIKENHKFQKNGREGHREDDPAKGLAHIVNEIKGKHELKYVYVWHAITGYWGGVRPGAVGMEHYESKMQHPVSSPGVQKNEHCDALNSITTNGMGLVNPDKVFSFYNELHSYLASAGIDGVKVDVQNILETLGAGHGGRVLLARKYQQALEASITRNFPDNGIISCMSHNTDNLYSSKRSAVVRASDDFWPRDPASHTIHIASVAYNTVFLGEFMQPDWDMFHSVHPMAEYHAAARAVGGCAIYVSDKPGSHDFNLLKKLVLPDGSILRAKLPGRPTRDCLFSDPARDGKSILKIWNLNEHSGVVGAFNCQGAGWCRVGKKNLVHDEQPGTVTGVIRARDVDYLAKVADQSWNGDVIVYSHIGGEVVYLPKNASLPVTLRSREYEVFTVVPVKHLPNSVSFAPIGLISMFNSGGAVREVRYGENADVELKVRGAGMVGAYSSTKPKSVAVDSKVVDFSYDDACGLVTFELGLPEQELYLWTVSVEC